In Corylus avellana chromosome ca2, CavTom2PMs-1.0, the following proteins share a genomic window:
- the LOC132171295 gene encoding zinc finger CCCH domain-containing protein 3 encodes MPLGKYYCDYCDKQFQDTPYARKRHLQGLHHLRAKALWFDSFNLQDANQAYTEGFGKGVCNRFVKTGFCQYGDSCKYFHPKNNLPNVNAQGVSGLVDNNQSPSTPGNRLVGGGTLSGDVLLDSIGMSWHNLPPSLKPPPEGGYQPLPFVDWG; translated from the exons atgccGTTGGGGAAGTACTACTGCGACTACTGCGACAAGCAGTTCCAAGATACCCCATATGCTCGGAAACGCCATCTCCAGGGTCTCCACCACCTTAGAGCCAAGGCTCTCTGGTTCGATTCGTTCAATCTCCAAG ATGCGAACCAGGCTTATACTGAGGGATTTGGAAAAGGGGTCTGCAACCGGTTTGTCAAGACG GGGTTTTGCCAGTATGGGGATTCTTGCAAATATTTTCATCCGAAGAACAACTTACCAAATGTGAATGCTCAAGGTGTATCAG GGCTCGTGGATAACAATCAGTCACCAAGTACCCCAGGAAATCGATTAGTTGGAGGAGGCACTTTGTCTG GGGATGTGTTACTAGATAGTATTGGAATGTCATGGCACAatctacctccatcactaaAGCCTCCTCCAGAAGGTGGATATCAGCCTCTTCCCTTTGTGGATTGGGGATAG